In Phycisphaerae bacterium, the following proteins share a genomic window:
- a CDS encoding adenylate kinase encodes MRIVLLGAPGAGKGTQCKRIVERYGLLHLSSGDILRQERATGSELGKRAQTYMDSGGLVPDDVIVEMMAGAIKKTPQAGFVLDGFPRTVNQADKLDESLAGNGEKIDAVLNLKVDDRIVAGRLTGRRSCPQCGAVYHIENLKPKVEGKCDRDGTALVQRADDGLEVVKNRLKTYHRQTEPVVDYYRKNNTVYDFDANEEAGSVTALLFENLDALAGNKV; translated from the coding sequence GTGAGGATAGTCTTATTGGGTGCTCCGGGAGCCGGCAAAGGAACGCAGTGTAAGCGCATCGTTGAAAGATATGGCTTGCTCCATTTATCCAGCGGAGACATCCTGCGGCAGGAAAGAGCTACAGGGAGCGAGTTGGGCAAAAGAGCCCAAACGTATATGGATTCCGGCGGGCTTGTGCCGGATGATGTAATAGTTGAAATGATGGCTGGTGCGATTAAAAAGACACCACAGGCTGGTTTTGTGCTGGATGGTTTTCCCAGGACCGTTAATCAGGCCGACAAGCTTGATGAATCGTTGGCTGGTAACGGCGAAAAAATAGATGCTGTTTTGAACTTAAAGGTAGATGACCGGATAGTAGCCGGGCGATTGACCGGCAGAAGAAGCTGTCCTCAGTGTGGTGCGGTTTATCACATTGAAAACCTGAAGCCTAAGGTCGAAGGAAAATGTGATAGAGATGGCACCGCCCTTGTTCAAAGGGCGGATGACGGTCTTGAAGTGGTTAAGAATCGGCTTAAGACGTATCACCGGCAGACAGAACCGGTGGTGGATTACTATAGAAAGAACAACACTGTTTATGACTTCGATGCCAATGAAGAAGCCGGCAGTGTGACCGCTTTATTGTTCGAGAATTTGGATGCTCTCGCCGGAAATAAAGTATGA
- the secY gene encoding preprotein translocase subunit SecY: MLGAVVNIFRIPDLRNKILFTFALLMIYRIGFHIPTPCFDQAKMEAAVGTRDTDSPIGRAAEYLQMFTGGTLSHSSLFGLGIMPYIMASIFLMLLAEVVPALKKLRQEGQTGYKKIQEYTRYLTVPVCVFQAIMYMRMFGMGAYIYAGMQTQAMILGIVSMTAGTIFLMWLGEQIDEYGIGNGVSLIIMAGIIDRMPWAVQTLWRNVDFSVGAPPGTVGPAKILFLIAAFVFVVAGAILITQGQRRIPIQYAKQMRGHRMYGGQRQYLPLRVNHGGVMPIIFASSFMMFPPIVVGQLASRFPSSVFLMNLQNAFGPGAYTYNVVYMLLIFLFAYFWTTIQFQPKEMAKNLRDSGSFIPGLRPGRRTADYLEKVMIRITYFGAAFLAVIAVVPSVITILLGVDWRIASFLGGTGLLIVISVSLDMVQKIEANLLMRSYDGFSETGRIKGAYS; this comes from the coding sequence ATGCTTGGAGCGGTAGTTAACATATTCAGAATCCCAGACTTGCGCAACAAGATTCTTTTTACTTTTGCGTTGCTGATGATATACAGGATTGGCTTCCATATCCCTACGCCGTGTTTTGACCAGGCGAAGATGGAAGCCGCCGTCGGCACAAGAGACACAGATAGCCCTATAGGCAGAGCTGCTGAATATCTCCAAATGTTCACAGGCGGAACCTTGAGCCATAGCAGTTTGTTTGGCCTGGGAATTATGCCCTATATTATGGCATCGATTTTCCTTATGCTGCTGGCTGAGGTTGTTCCGGCCTTGAAAAAATTGCGACAGGAGGGCCAGACCGGCTACAAGAAAATACAGGAGTACACACGCTATCTGACGGTGCCGGTATGTGTTTTTCAGGCTATAATGTATATGAGGATGTTTGGGATGGGGGCCTATATCTATGCCGGCATGCAAACTCAGGCTATGATACTGGGTATTGTAAGTATGACAGCCGGTACCATTTTCCTGATGTGGCTCGGCGAGCAGATAGATGAATACGGCATAGGCAATGGTGTCAGTTTAATAATTATGGCTGGCATTATCGACAGAATGCCCTGGGCCGTCCAGACGCTTTGGCGGAATGTTGACTTCAGCGTTGGTGCACCGCCCGGAACCGTAGGCCCGGCAAAAATATTGTTCCTGATAGCGGCGTTTGTATTTGTTGTTGCAGGCGCCATACTGATAACTCAAGGCCAGCGCAGAATACCTATTCAGTACGCAAAGCAGATGCGCGGTCATAGAATGTATGGTGGCCAAAGACAGTATCTGCCGCTCAGGGTCAATCACGGCGGAGTGATGCCGATAATTTTCGCATCGAGCTTTATGATGTTCCCGCCGATAGTTGTCGGCCAGTTGGCAAGCAGGTTCCCATCTTCGGTATTTCTTATGAATTTGCAGAATGCTTTTGGGCCCGGTGCTTATACTTATAATGTTGTGTATATGTTATTGATATTCTTATTTGCTTACTTTTGGACAACAATACAGTTTCAGCCGAAGGAGATGGCCAAAAATTTGCGGGATTCTGGCAGCTTTATCCCGGGGCTTCGTCCGGGCCGAAGGACCGCTGATTATTTGGAAAAGGTGATGATTAGAATCACTTATTTTGGAGCCGCATTCTTAGCCGTAATTGCCGTTGTGCCGTCGGTGATTACAATATTATTAGGAGTTGACTGGAGAATTGCGTCTTTCCTGGGCGGCACTGGTTTATTGATAGTTATCAGTGTCTCGCTGGACATGGTGCAGAAAATAGAGGCCAACCTCCTGATGCGCAGCTACGATGGTTTTAGTGAAACCGGCAGAATTAAAGGAGCCTATTCGTGA
- the rplO gene encoding 50S ribosomal protein L15, which translates to MLNFEITSAVGKHKARRRVGRGVGSGHGKTSTRGHKGSLSRAGSFSVSLFEGGQMPLFRRLPKRGFSNFKFETRYKTVNVSQLEIFDEGTTVGVEQLSSAGLIDSLRNKVKILGDGELTKKLLVTAHKFSKSAEQKIVASGGTAKTIE; encoded by the coding sequence ATGCTGAATTTCGAAATAACTTCTGCCGTAGGTAAACATAAAGCTCGCAGGCGTGTTGGTAGAGGCGTTGGTTCAGGTCATGGGAAAACCAGTACCCGAGGCCACAAAGGCAGCCTCAGCAGGGCCGGGTCCTTTTCTGTATCGCTTTTTGAGGGCGGGCAGATGCCTCTATTCAGGCGGTTGCCCAAACGCGGCTTCAGTAATTTCAAGTTCGAAACCCGTTATAAAACCGTAAATGTATCACAATTGGAGATATTTGACGAGGGCACTACCGTTGGCGTGGAACAGTTATCCAGCGCCGGGTTGATTGACAGCCTCAGGAATAAAGTCAAAATTCTTGGCGATGGTGAACTGACAAAGAAACTGCTGGTAACAGCTCATAAATTCAGTAAATCTGCCGAACAGAAGATTGTAGCTTCCGGAGGCACCGCGAAAACAATAGAGTAA